A genome region from Corynebacterium uberis includes the following:
- a CDS encoding nitrilase-related carbon-nitrogen hydrolase: protein MRIAVAQVKSTDDTRRNAQRVCGEIERAGKRGADLVVFPEAMSQAFATSRLDTRAEELDGPFATAVAAAAREAGLVAVVGMFRPADTVEREGRRVNRVYNTALVTGPGVHEGYDKRHTYDAFGYRESDTVKAGQRAVLVPVGDARVGVATCFDLRFPDLFQGLARAGAQVIAVPASWSGGPGKTRQWRTLVQARALDTGAFVAAADQPGDGEQDDPTGVGHSMIVGPDGAVLAEAGQEEELLVADVSLIDVAQTRRAIPIL from the coding sequence ATGCGGATTGCTGTTGCACAGGTTAAGTCCACGGACGATACTCGCCGCAATGCCCAGCGGGTGTGCGGTGAGATTGAGCGCGCCGGGAAACGGGGCGCTGACCTGGTAGTTTTCCCGGAGGCGATGTCGCAGGCTTTTGCTACCAGCAGGCTGGATACGCGTGCGGAGGAGCTAGATGGCCCCTTTGCCACGGCGGTGGCAGCCGCGGCGCGGGAGGCCGGCCTGGTCGCGGTGGTGGGCATGTTTCGCCCTGCCGACACCGTGGAGCGCGAGGGTCGGCGCGTCAATCGGGTGTATAACACGGCGCTGGTCACGGGCCCGGGCGTGCACGAGGGGTATGACAAGCGGCACACCTATGACGCGTTTGGGTACCGCGAATCGGACACCGTCAAGGCGGGCCAGCGGGCTGTGCTGGTGCCGGTAGGCGACGCGCGCGTGGGCGTGGCAACCTGCTTTGACCTGCGCTTTCCGGATTTGTTTCAGGGGTTGGCGCGCGCGGGTGCGCAGGTGATTGCGGTGCCTGCGTCCTGGTCCGGCGGGCCGGGCAAGACGCGGCAGTGGCGCACGTTGGTGCAGGCGCGGGCCCTGGATACCGGCGCGTTTGTGGCGGCGGCGGATCAGCCGGGCGATGGGGAGCAGGACGATCCTACGGGGGTGGGCCATTCGATGATCGTGGGGCCGGACGGCGCGGTGCTTGCGGAGGCTGGTCAGGAGGAGGAACTGCTCGTCGCGGATGTCTCGCTTATCGACGTCGCCCAAACTCGCCGCGCGATCCCCATCCTGTGA
- a CDS encoding alpha/beta hydrolase, producing MITGLSAHTLRATAATMRAAAAQTSTGHTQLVAEHRALNHAGAAGTAVERGLAALDRTAAPWDLTATEMLRTATVLERAGDLRSFLESWYQQHATTLKKFSDHSLLFGQLTSLANSLGHVIDMQCALEIARICSSPPPEDLDLTWLAAQYPDATVLQADGGGLIVAFGDVDKAETVTTFVAGTGSSNPAGWPEQVDRVAALSTHTGNSGKAATVLWLGYQAPPTLVGATAHSPARAGGGALRDFQKELTRRNPTARRTVIGYSYGTVVVGQAATQPLEADNVILVGSPGVPQKQASDFRLRDGGRVYAVTAPGDPIDLAAGAREGIHGRDPTAASFGAEVWQAQPGDHGSYWTDESTLAHIARVARE from the coding sequence ATGATCACCGGACTCAGCGCACACACCCTGCGCGCCACCGCCGCCACCATGCGCGCCGCGGCCGCCCAGACCAGCACCGGCCACACCCAACTGGTCGCCGAACACCGCGCGCTCAACCACGCCGGTGCCGCCGGCACGGCCGTCGAGCGCGGGCTGGCAGCCCTGGACCGCACCGCCGCGCCCTGGGACCTGACCGCCACGGAAATGCTGCGGACGGCAACCGTCCTGGAGCGCGCCGGCGACCTACGCTCCTTCCTGGAATCCTGGTACCAGCAGCACGCCACCACGCTGAAGAAGTTCAGCGATCATTCGCTGCTCTTCGGGCAACTGACCAGCCTTGCCAATTCGCTGGGGCACGTCATAGACATGCAATGCGCACTAGAAATCGCCCGCATCTGCTCCTCGCCGCCACCTGAGGACCTGGACCTGACGTGGCTGGCCGCGCAGTATCCTGACGCCACGGTGCTGCAGGCCGATGGGGGCGGGCTCATCGTTGCCTTCGGGGACGTCGATAAGGCGGAGACGGTGACCACCTTCGTCGCCGGGACTGGCTCCTCCAACCCCGCGGGCTGGCCCGAGCAGGTCGATCGCGTGGCCGCCCTGAGCACCCACACGGGAAACTCCGGCAAGGCTGCCACCGTGTTGTGGCTCGGCTACCAGGCGCCACCAACGCTGGTCGGCGCGACCGCTCACAGCCCCGCCCGCGCGGGAGGCGGTGCGCTGCGGGACTTCCAAAAGGAGCTGACCCGGCGCAATCCCACGGCGCGACGCACGGTCATCGGGTATAGCTACGGCACGGTAGTGGTGGGGCAGGCGGCGACGCAGCCCTTAGAGGCGGACAACGTCATCCTGGTGGGCAGCCCGGGGGTGCCGCAGAAACAGGCGTCGGACTTTCGGCTGCGCGATGGCGGCCGGGTCTATGCGGTGACCGCCCCGGGGGATCCCATCGACCTGGCGGCGGGTGCGCGTGAGGGGATTCATGGCCGTGACCCGACAGCTGCCAGCTTTGGCGCCGAGGTGTGGCAGGCACAACCTGGAGACCACGGCTCCTACTGGACTGATGAGTCAACCTTGGCCCATATCGCCCGCGTCGCGCGGGAGTGA
- a CDS encoding heat shock protein transcriptional repressor HspR yields the protein MPSNHASDGEEVFVISVAAELAGMHAQTLRTYDRLGLVTPARTRGGGRRYSRADVAMLQRIQKLSQEDGVNLAGIKAIIDLSRENSRLKEEVEELGAENRRLREQSSHRGELVHVPRSTAVVMWSPEVRRRRRR from the coding sequence ATGCCCTCCAATCATGCATCCGATGGTGAAGAAGTCTTTGTCATCTCCGTGGCTGCCGAGCTTGCGGGCATGCATGCGCAAACCCTGCGCACCTATGACCGTTTAGGTCTGGTCACGCCAGCCCGTACTCGGGGCGGCGGACGCCGCTATTCGCGGGCGGACGTGGCCATGCTGCAGCGCATCCAGAAGCTCAGCCAGGAGGATGGCGTCAACTTGGCTGGCATCAAGGCGATCATCGACCTGAGTCGGGAGAACTCCCGCCTCAAGGAGGAAGTGGAGGAGCTGGGCGCGGAGAATCGGAGGCTCCGCGAGCAGTCTTCCCACCGCGGGGAGTTGGTCCATGTTCCCCGCTCCACTGCGGTGGTGATGTGGTCGCCGGAGGTGCGGCGCCGGCGGCGTCGATAG